One Actinosynnema pretiosum DNA segment encodes these proteins:
- a CDS encoding transcriptional regulator — protein sequence MLEQKIRERRMTLEEFAAYAEEFAREHGETGTLGLRHLQRLVAGQKPNGDALGPVRQVTARLLESIFGAGVEELLAPPVKGDAVRSISRVEQPARSDVDFAVALDWLDGRAGWAAGTSRVKVRARMAEVDAEDLLDRRWGRAQVRREQLVRELMTYYGQPVGGDRLVSAVIEGWEVATTILSRTEWLRTPWLLDSGAGRMDFVGGGYQPRESLSAVAAGAAVDRLAEAAALGVRLTNLPLYRLVEAPAWEQGGGVVGTVPFAEYALTGDLLENELVDAVAARRGGLPLRDEYLPDLDSVLDVDNRVCAGGVLALCAIARPADRFRGPADYALLVQERSGSVLNAAGRLAVIPKGFHQPLNDLRGDASIRATLVREMEEELFGRCEVDTTLGGVRAAAPMHPGRCSEPMRWLTAEPERLRLECTGFGFNLVSGNYEFAGLVVIEDEEFWPRFGGQVEANWEAAGLRLYSSLDSDLITELVRDEAWSNEGLFALLQGLRRLREIGGQRVDLPSVEFSGL from the coding sequence GTGCTTGAGCAGAAGATCCGTGAGCGGCGGATGACCTTGGAGGAGTTCGCCGCCTACGCCGAGGAGTTCGCTCGGGAGCACGGGGAGACGGGGACGCTCGGGCTTCGGCACTTGCAGCGGTTGGTTGCTGGGCAGAAGCCGAACGGGGATGCGTTGGGGCCGGTTCGGCAGGTCACCGCCCGGCTGTTGGAAAGCATCTTCGGTGCGGGCGTTGAGGAGTTGTTGGCTCCGCCTGTGAAAGGTGATGCTGTTCGATCCATCAGTCGGGTTGAGCAGCCTGCGCGGAGCGATGTGGACTTCGCTGTTGCGCTGGATTGGTTGGACGGGCGCGCCGGGTGGGCTGCGGGAACCAGTCGGGTCAAGGTCCGGGCTCGCATGGCTGAGGTGGACGCTGAGGACTTGTTGGACAGGCGGTGGGGGCGGGCTCAGGTCCGGCGGGAACAGCTTGTTCGGGAGCTGATGACCTATTACGGGCAGCCTGTCGGTGGGGACCGACTGGTTTCTGCTGTTATCGAGGGCTGGGAAGTCGCCACGACCATTCTCAGTCGGACCGAGTGGCTTCGGACCCCTTGGTTGCTGGATTCCGGTGCTGGGCGGATGGACTTCGTCGGTGGTGGTTATCAGCCTCGGGAATCGCTGAGCGCCGTTGCCGCCGGAGCAGCCGTGGATCGGTTGGCCGAAGCGGCTGCGTTGGGGGTTCGGTTGACGAACCTTCCGCTGTACCGGTTGGTTGAGGCCCCGGCGTGGGAACAGGGCGGCGGGGTGGTGGGAACGGTGCCGTTCGCCGAGTACGCCTTGACCGGTGACCTGTTGGAGAACGAGTTGGTGGACGCGGTTGCGGCTCGGAGGGGTGGGTTGCCGCTCCGGGACGAGTACCTGCCGGACCTGGACAGCGTGCTCGACGTGGACAACCGGGTTTGTGCCGGTGGGGTGCTGGCGCTGTGCGCGATCGCGCGACCTGCCGATCGGTTTCGTGGACCGGCTGACTACGCGCTGCTCGTTCAGGAGCGGTCCGGGAGCGTGCTGAACGCGGCCGGACGGCTGGCGGTCATCCCCAAGGGGTTCCACCAGCCGTTGAACGACCTGCGCGGGGACGCTTCGATCCGGGCCACGCTGGTGCGGGAGATGGAAGAGGAGCTGTTCGGGCGGTGTGAGGTGGACACGACACTCGGAGGGGTTCGGGCCGCCGCGCCGATGCACCCCGGACGCTGCTCCGAGCCGATGCGGTGGTTGACCGCCGAACCTGAGCGGCTGCGGTTGGAGTGCACCGGGTTCGGGTTCAACCTGGTGAGCGGGAACTACGAGTTCGCCGGCTTGGTCGTGATCGAGGACGAGGAGTTCTGGCCACGGTTCGGCGGGCAGGTCGAAGCCAACTGGGAGGCCGCTGGACTGCGCCTTTACTCAAGCCTGGACTCGGACCTGATCACCGAACTGGTGCGCGACGAAGCCTGGAGCAACGAAGGGCTTTTCGCGCTGCTCCAAGGGCTTCGGCGGCTCAGGGAGATCGGCGGGCAACGGGTCGACCTGCCGAGCGTGGAGTTCTCAGGTCTGTGA